The following are from one region of the Silene latifolia isolate original U9 population chromosome 9, ASM4854445v1, whole genome shotgun sequence genome:
- the LOC141599533 gene encoding uncharacterized protein LOC141599533 yields the protein MSTDHQDDLDLLLSLQDRVLETPPSSPSSRPVSLDYQSDDDERRRPSGNVDLSDFRSAVEDCMDYDVETATKALKSNHSKNTKGLDLEKFSGLRIRNQVLSSTELSNQFSDIRFVRLSAIKNLIKGDTLSGCWATIGVLTEKGSPKMSSTGKSYCIWKIGCLDGESISVFLFGDAYKTHSKEPASTAFAFFNATVRKDTSGPGFQLSVFNANQILKVGTSVDYGVCKGRRKDGMPCTMVVNKRLGIYCSYHRVKTSEKYTATRGELKGGNLRTAFRNPYQPYQPEGIYMVDRMADRANNIKGKKPTKVLSVDGLKKALSNAGKVTSNAHSQGIRFLNEITVSMSAGTAKKECIQKSAVKSDSLKRSHSQAKPSSSISKTSTLPDSKRVRVEPRQVKSQKAEQTSKKIIELDDVSSDDDILFL from the exons ATGTCAACTGATCATCAAGATGACCTCgatcttcttctttctcttcaaGACCGCGTTCTCGAAACCcctccttcttctccttcttctcgCCCCGTCTCCTTAG ATTATCAATCGGATGATGACGAACGTAGGCGGCCAAGTGGAAATGTTGATTTGTCTGATTTTAGGTCGGCTGTTGAGGACTGTATGGATTATGATGTTGAGACTGCTACCAAAGCTCTCAAATCTAATCATTCAAAGAATACAAAAGGCCTTGATTTGGAGAAGTTTTCGGGTTTGCGAATTCG CAACCAAGTATTATCATCGACGGAGTTGAGCAATCAGTTTTCAGATATCCGCTTTGTTCGACTTTCCGCTATAAA GAATTTGATAAAAGGCGACACTTTGTCCGGATGTTGGGCAACCATTGGTGTTTTGACCGAAAAGGGTAGTCCTAAAATGAGCTCTACTGGTAAGAGTTACTGCATATGGAAGATCGGGTGTTTGGATGGGGAGAGCATATCCGTTTTCTTGTTTGGTGATGCTTACAAGACTCACAGCAAAGAGCCAGCTTCAACTGCTTTTGCCTTCTTCAATGCAACTGTTCGCAAAGATACTTCG GGTCCTGGTTTCCAACTGAGTGTTTTTAATGCAAATCAAATCTTGAAGGTTGGCACTTCTGTTGATTATGGTGTATGCAAAGGACGGAGGAAAGATGGTATGCCTTGTACGATGGTTGTCAACAA GCGTCTTGGGATATACTGCAGCTACCATAGAGTG AAAACATCAGAAAAGTACACGGCCACGCGTGGCGAGCTGAAAGGCGG GAACCTCAGAACAGCATTTAGAAATCCATACCAGCCATACCAACCAGAAGGAATTTACATGGTTGATCGTATGGCTGATCGAGCAAACAATATAAAGGGTAAAAAGCCTACAAAGGTGCTGTCTGTTGATGGACTAAAGAAGGCTTTAAG CAATGCAGGAAAGGTGACATCAAATGCACATTCTCAAGGAATCAGATTTCTCAACGAAATCACAG TCAGCATGAGTGCTGGGACAGCGAAGAAGGAATGTATCCAGAAAAGTGCGGTGAAGAGTGACTCATTGAAGAG ATCGCACTCACAAGCAAAGCCGTCCTCATCCATATCAAAAACAAGCACATTACCAGATTCTAAAAGAGTAAGAGTAGAACCAAGGCAAGTTAAATCTCAAAAAGCAGAGCAAACTTCAAAGAAGATAATTGAGTTAGATGATGTAAGCTCCGATGATGATATTTTATTCTTGTAA